Within the bacterium genome, the region TCGGTCGGCAAGGTGAAATAGAAAGTACTGCCCCGGCCCACCTCTGATTCGGCCCAAATTTCCCCGCCGTGCCGGCGAATGATGTTTTTGGCGATATAAAGCCCCAGGCCACTGCCAACGGTATTGGCCACATTACCGCTCCGGTAAAACTTCGTGAAAAGTTTATTAATTTCATTACTCGGAATACCCGTACCGGTATCTTTGATACTGACTTGGGCAAAAGGTTTATCGGGGAGTTTTTCTATTTTAACGACCACTTCGCCGTTTTCAATATTGTATTTTATGGCGTTATCCAAAAGATTATTGAAAACCGTTCCCAGTTTTTGAGAATCAATTCTGACGACAATGGGTTCGGCCGGTTTATCAAAATAAAGCTTCACGCCGAATTTCTTGGCTATAAGATTAGCCGAAGCTAAAATATCCGTCGCAAATTCCGTCAGATTGACGTTTTCCAATTGATAGCCGAATTTCCCCTCTTCTATTTTAGCCACGGCAAGCAAGTCGTTGACTATTTTCGCCAATCGCTGGACGCTAGTATAGGCCTCGTCAATTATTTGTTTGGATTCGGGCTTTAAATCCGAATCTTTATTTAAAGTTTCAAGCGCCCAGCTGATGCCGGTCAAAGGCGTCCTTAACTGATGAGCGGCCACGGTGATGAACTCGCTTTTTGACTGAAGCAATCCTTTTTCCCGGGTGCGATTCTGGACTATTTTGAAAAAACCCAAAAGACGGCCGGCGGGATCGTCAACCCGGCTGGTCATAACTCTTAAAGCCAGATTTTCAAATGACAAATCAACAATCTGCGGCCAGACATCGGGCTCAGAGAGCCGCCGGCTGGCTTGGGCCAAAGACGGGAAAACCGCCTGCGCTAAAAGCCGATATTTCGGATTCTGGACAAAACCCGGATTAAAATATTGGCCCAGAATTTCTTTTCCGGTAACCTCAAAAATCGCTTCCGCCGCTTTGTTAAAAATCTGGATTTTAAATTGCGGGTCGTAGACAATCAGCCCATCCTTGAGATTTTCAACAATACCCTGAAGCTGGTTGCGTTCAACTTTTACTTCCCAATTGGAACGGGCCAAACGCAGATTGCTGGCGAAAATAACCGAAGCGATGACGATAAATATCCCCAGAATAATCAAAGCCCAGATGCCTTTCAAAAAAATAAGATTGATTATCGCCGCCACCGCGATTAAAAACAAAAGAACCCAGAAAGGCCGCATTTCCGGCAAACCGCAGTAAAATTTCAACTGCCTGAAATATCTAATTATTTTGGTTTTCATGATTTTTTAATTCTCCCCAGTTTTTGCCGATTTTCACGTCAACTTTCAAAGGAACATCCAGTTTTAAAACCCCTTCCATCGTTTTTTTAATCAAATCAGCTATTTTATTCAGGATATCATCTCTGATTTCAAACAACAATTCATCGTGGATTGAGAGCAAAAGATTGGTTCCGTCGCCCAATTGATAAGTTTTTATCATCGCCATTTTGATAATGTCGGCGGCCAAACTCTGAATAGGCATATTAATGGCGGCTCGCTCTTCTTCGGATTGAAATCGCGAATCCGGCGAAGTCATTTCCAAAAACCAGCGGCGCCGGCCGTTAAGATTTTTGACATAACCGAAAGCTCTGGCTTCTGCTTTAACCTCTTCTTGCCAAATTCTTACTTTCGGAAAATCGGAAAAATATTCATCAATGAAATTTCGGGCTTTTTCTTTGCTCAAGCCGGCGGTTCGGGCGAAAGCATCGGCGCCTATTCCGTAAATTATTCCAAAATTAAGGGTCTTGCCCACCTGCCGCATTGTCGGTGTTACTTTGTCCAAATGAGTATTAAAAACATTGCTGGCGGTCAGCTTATGAATATCCTGATTTTCAAAAAATGCCTTCTTGAGTTTTTCATCTTGCGAAACCGAAGCTAAAATTCTTAATTCAATCTGGGAATAATCAAAAGCCGCCAAAGAGAATCCGGGCTTGGCTTTGAAAGCCCCTCTAAGCTTGGAAGCCCACGTTGTTCCTGTCGGGATATTCTGAACATTGGGCTTTTCCGAACTTAACCGGCCGGTAGCGGTGCCGGTTTGGTTAAAAGTGGTGCGTAAGCGGTTATCGCTTCCCAAATAATCAATAATCGGCTCCACAAAACCGGATTTTATTTTGAATAATTCGCGATATTCCAAAACAAAATCAATAATGGGATTGCCCTCTTTTAAAGTGTTGAGATAT harbors:
- a CDS encoding DNA polymerase, which encodes MFLINKEEAVKNKKKLVSAELKIGFDLKSLIKELKKENLGLSDPIFDLKIAGWLLDPDQKDYSLEALSRRFLRRWMPETREVFTALFDFLDKKIKEFELVKVFEKIEMPLIKVLAGMEEKGILVNKTALINLKKELEKEVKKLEEKIYKLSGSVFNLNSPKQLSEVLFGKMKIGKSRKISTEAQYLNTLKEGNPIIDFVLEYRELFKIKSGFVEPIIDYLGSDNRLRTTFNQTGTATGRLSSEKPNVQNIPTGTTWASKLRGAFKAKPGFSLAAFDYSQIELRILASVSQDEKLKKAFFENQDIHKLTASNVFNTHLDKVTPTMRQVGKTLNFGIIYGIGADAFARTAGLSKEKARNFIDEYFSDFPKVRIWQEEVKAEARAFGYVKNLNGRRRWFLEMTSPDSRFQSEEERAAINMPIQSLAADIIKMAMIKTYQLGDGTNLLLSIHDELLFEIRDDILNKIADLIKKTMEGVLKLDVPLKVDVKIGKNWGELKNHENQNN
- a CDS encoding ATP-binding protein, which codes for MKTKIIRYFRQLKFYCGLPEMRPFWVLLFLIAVAAIINLIFLKGIWALIILGIFIVIASVIFASNLRLARSNWEVKVERNQLQGIVENLKDGLIVYDPQFKIQIFNKAAEAIFEVTGKEILGQYFNPGFVQNPKYRLLAQAVFPSLAQASRRLSEPDVWPQIVDLSFENLALRVMTSRVDDPAGRLLGFFKIVQNRTREKGLLQSKSEFITVAAHQLRTPLTGISWALETLNKDSDLKPESKQIIDEAYTSVQRLAKIVNDLLAVAKIEEGKFGYQLENVNLTEFATDILASANLIAKKFGVKLYFDKPAEPIVVRIDSQKLGTVFNNLLDNAIKYNIENGEVVVKIEKLPDKPFAQVSIKDTGTGIPSNEINKLFTKFYRSGNVANTVGSGLGLYIAKNIIRRHGGEIWAESEVGRGSTFYFTLPTDPKLIPPTEVFYEEE